In Gemmatimonadetes bacterium T265, one DNA window encodes the following:
- a CDS encoding aminoglycoside phosphotransferase: MSGTGDARRTLGPAPDAPHRVRPGEELDVARLAGFLAANVPGLAGVAAYDVEVTQFGGGFSNLTYLVRVASGDVATNLVLRRPPFGVRRAVGSGFAHDVLREYRLLAALRPAHGRAAFARVPRIVAACADDTVLGAPFYLMERVHGVILRGRPGDTPPDAATLRGMSERFVSELASLHAVDWRASGLGEFGRPSGYVARQVSGWTTRWHAARTEHVPAVERVAAWLADHQPPEPCDAFDPAALLHNDFKYDNFVLDPADLTRVVAVLDWEMATVGAPLMDLGTALAYWLEADDPPVLRGLGLGLTAAPGNMTRAELVHAYGRATGRDVSDALFYFVYGVFKLAVVAQQIFARYVAGHTRDPRFARLDVVVHALGGLAQRAVDTGRIDHLG; encoded by the coding sequence GTGAGCGGCACGGGCGACGCCCGGCGAACGTTAGGCCCGGCGCCGGACGCGCCGCACCGGGTCCGCCCGGGCGAGGAACTCGACGTCGCGCGGCTGGCGGGTTTCCTCGCCGCGAACGTCCCCGGGCTCGCCGGCGTCGCCGCGTATGACGTCGAGGTCACGCAGTTCGGCGGGGGCTTCTCGAACCTCACGTACCTCGTCCGCGTCGCGTCGGGAGACGTCGCGACCAACCTCGTTCTTCGTCGACCCCCGTTCGGCGTGCGGCGTGCCGTCGGTAGTGGCTTCGCGCACGACGTGTTGCGCGAGTACCGACTCCTCGCCGCGCTCCGACCGGCGCACGGCCGGGCGGCGTTCGCGCGCGTACCGCGGATCGTCGCGGCATGTGCCGACGACACGGTCCTGGGCGCGCCGTTCTACCTCATGGAGCGCGTACACGGCGTGATCCTGCGCGGGCGACCGGGCGATACACCGCCGGACGCCGCGACGCTCCGCGGGATGAGCGAGCGATTCGTGTCGGAGCTCGCGTCGCTGCACGCTGTCGACTGGCGCGCGAGCGGCCTGGGCGAATTCGGCCGACCATCGGGCTACGTCGCGCGCCAGGTATCCGGGTGGACGACGCGCTGGCACGCCGCGCGGACGGAGCACGTGCCCGCTGTCGAGCGTGTAGCGGCGTGGCTCGCCGACCATCAACCGCCCGAGCCGTGCGACGCGTTCGATCCCGCCGCGCTGCTACACAACGACTTCAAGTACGACAACTTCGTCCTCGACCCGGCCGACCTCACGCGCGTGGTCGCGGTGCTCGACTGGGAGATGGCGACCGTCGGTGCGCCGCTCATGGACCTCGGCACCGCGCTCGCGTACTGGCTCGAGGCGGACGACCCGCCGGTGCTGCGTGGGCTCGGGCTCGGCCTCACGGCGGCACCCGGGAACATGACGCGCGCCGAGTTGGTTCACGCGTACGGTCGTGCGACGGGGCGCGACGTGAGCGACGCGCTGTTCTACTTCGTTTACGGCGTGTTCAAGCTCGCGGTCGTGGCCCAACAGATCTTTGCGCGGTACGTCGCGGGCCACACGCGCGACCCACGTTTCGCGAGGCTGGACGTGGTCGTCCACGCGCTGGGCGGGCTCGCGCAGCGCGCCGTCGACACCGGACGCATCGACCACCTCGGGTAG
- the ispH gene encoding 4-hydroxy-3-methylbut-2-enyl diphosphate reductase — MYVRKGFGLKAEVQATLAADYDGRLVDLLRARDYTLSAGGMTVRLAREFGFCYGVERAVDYAYQTRTKFPDRRVWLAGEIIHNPHVNARLREMGVGFLALAPVVPDTPAFDYGPVASDDVVILPAFGVTIHDFAALRALGCVVVDTTCGSVLNVWKRVDAYARDGYTALIHGKYSHEETRATASQVQKHPGGRWLVVRDLDEARLVCDYVEGRGDRAAFLARFARAASPDFDPDRDLSRVGVANQTTMLARESLAVADLVGAAMARARGEAYRAANFRSFDTICSATQERQDAVAELLGEPLDAMVVVGGYNSSNTMSLAALCAARVPTYHIESPDAIDPARGVVRYRPAGAHTQEAEAAGWLPRGAVRVGLTAGASTPNSKIGETVARLFAMRGVQAEALLAAADAALAAPASA; from the coding sequence GTGTACGTCCGCAAGGGCTTCGGCCTCAAGGCCGAGGTGCAGGCGACGCTCGCGGCCGACTACGACGGCCGGCTCGTGGACCTGCTGCGGGCCCGCGACTACACGCTTTCGGCGGGCGGGATGACGGTGCGCCTCGCGCGCGAGTTCGGCTTCTGCTACGGGGTGGAGCGCGCCGTGGATTACGCGTACCAGACGCGGACGAAGTTCCCGGACCGGCGCGTGTGGCTCGCGGGCGAGATCATCCACAACCCGCACGTGAACGCCCGGCTGCGCGAGATGGGGGTCGGGTTTCTCGCGCTCGCGCCGGTGGTGCCCGACACGCCGGCGTTCGATTACGGACCGGTCGCGTCGGACGACGTCGTGATCCTGCCGGCGTTCGGGGTGACCATCCACGACTTCGCGGCGCTGCGCGCGCTGGGGTGCGTCGTCGTCGACACGACGTGCGGGTCGGTGCTCAACGTCTGGAAGCGCGTCGACGCGTACGCGCGCGACGGGTATACGGCGCTCATCCACGGCAAGTACTCGCACGAGGAGACGCGGGCGACGGCGAGCCAGGTGCAGAAGCACCCGGGCGGGCGCTGGCTCGTGGTGCGCGACCTCGACGAGGCGCGGCTCGTCTGCGACTACGTGGAGGGGCGGGGCGACCGGGCGGCCTTCCTCGCGCGGTTCGCGCGCGCGGCGTCGCCCGACTTCGACCCGGACCGCGACCTGTCGCGGGTCGGCGTCGCGAACCAGACGACGATGCTCGCGCGCGAGTCGCTCGCGGTCGCGGACTTGGTGGGCGCGGCGATGGCGCGCGCCCGGGGCGAGGCGTACCGCGCCGCGAATTTTCGCTCGTTCGACACGATTTGCTCCGCGACGCAGGAGCGGCAGGACGCGGTCGCCGAGTTGTTAGGCGAGCCGCTCGACGCGATGGTCGTCGTGGGCGGCTACAACTCGAGCAACACGATGTCGCTCGCGGCGCTCTGCGCGGCGCGCGTGCCGACCTACCACATCGAGAGCCCGGACGCGATCGACCCGGCGCGGGGCGTGGTGCGGTACCGCCCGGCGGGCGCGCACACGCAGGAGGCGGAGGCGGCCGGGTGGCTCCCGCGCGGCGCGGTGCGCGTGGGGCTGACGGCGGGCGCGAGCACGCCCAACAGCAAGATCGGCGAGACGGTGGCGCGGCTGTTCGCGATGCGCGGCGTGCAGGCCGAGGCGCTGCTGGCGGCGGCGGACGCGGCGTTAGCCGCGCCCGCTTCGGCGTAG
- the acd gene encoding acyl-CoA dehydrogenase, producing MSAPITSAATPVTAPTLLPAADAPPAPATSEPRTNLDALVDDVRAFLAEHVRPLEPRLVQHEFRDLLPELAALRREVRARGLWAPFLPRALGGRGLTLAQYAEVSAVLGESPVGHYVFNCQAPDVGNMELLHAHGTPAQRERWLAPLVDGTARSCFSMTEPEYPGSNPVWLGTRAVRDGDEYVITGHKWFTSSADGAAFAVVMAVTDPDAAPHRRASMFLVPLDAPGLTRVRNVSIMGEAGSDWASHAELRYDGARVPAADRLGPEGAGFALAQERLGPGRIHHCMRWIGICERAFDLMCARAATRELAPGRPLGLSDTVQGWIAESRAEIDAARLYVLDTARRIDAGGAAAARDAISAIKFYVAGVLQRVLDRAIQTHGALGVTDDTPLAYWYRHERGARIYDGADEVHKASLARRILKRYGMESGG from the coding sequence GTGTCCGCCCCGATCACCTCCGCCGCGACGCCCGTGACCGCCCCCACACTCCTCCCCGCCGCGGACGCGCCGCCCGCGCCCGCGACGTCCGAGCCGAGGACTAACCTCGACGCGTTAGTCGACGACGTGCGTGCGTTCCTCGCCGAGCACGTCCGTCCGCTCGAACCGCGGCTCGTGCAGCACGAGTTCCGCGACCTCCTTCCCGAGCTCGCCGCGCTGCGTCGCGAGGTCAGGGCGCGCGGGCTCTGGGCGCCGTTCCTCCCGCGCGCCCTCGGCGGACGCGGCCTCACGCTGGCGCAGTACGCCGAGGTCAGCGCGGTACTCGGCGAGAGTCCCGTGGGGCACTACGTGTTCAACTGTCAGGCGCCGGACGTCGGGAACATGGAGCTGCTCCACGCGCACGGAACGCCGGCACAGCGGGAACGCTGGCTCGCCCCGCTCGTCGACGGCACGGCGCGCAGTTGCTTCTCGATGACCGAGCCCGAGTACCCGGGGAGTAACCCCGTGTGGCTGGGCACGCGCGCGGTGCGCGACGGCGACGAATACGTGATCACCGGGCACAAATGGTTCACGTCGAGCGCGGACGGGGCCGCGTTCGCCGTCGTCATGGCCGTCACCGATCCCGACGCGGCCCCGCACCGGCGCGCGTCGATGTTCCTCGTCCCGCTCGACGCGCCGGGGCTCACGCGCGTGCGTAACGTCAGCATCATGGGCGAGGCCGGCAGCGATTGGGCGAGCCACGCCGAGCTGCGCTACGACGGCGCGCGCGTACCGGCCGCCGACCGGCTCGGCCCCGAGGGCGCGGGGTTCGCGCTCGCGCAGGAACGGCTCGGTCCGGGACGCATCCACCACTGCATGCGGTGGATCGGCATCTGCGAGCGCGCGTTCGACCTGATGTGCGCGCGCGCCGCCACGCGCGAGCTCGCCCCCGGCCGCCCGCTCGGGCTCAGCGACACGGTGCAGGGGTGGATCGCCGAGAGCCGCGCGGAGATCGACGCGGCGCGCCTGTACGTGCTCGACACGGCGCGGCGGATCGACGCCGGCGGCGCGGCGGCGGCACGCGACGCGATTTCGGCGATCAAGTTCTACGTCGCCGGCGTCTTGCAGCGCGTGCTCGACCGTGCCATCCAGACGCACGGCGCGCTCGGCGTGACGGACGACACGCCGCTCGCGTACTGGTACCGCCACGAGCGCGGCGCGCGCATCTACGACGGCGCGGACGAGGTGCACAAGGCCAGCCTCGCGCGGCGCATCCTCAAGCGGTACGGGATGGAGTCGGGCGGGTGA
- the yjjX gene encoding NTPase, which yields MCPRHDGRGYIRGMSTPPLSLADVRTVAVGSANPVKVAAVRAVLARVAPGAVVESVAVASGVPDQPWGDAETRRGATIRARAALRAAGADLGVGIEGGVVEEADEVDDAVPRGLWTCAWAAVAEPDGRVHRGGSLAMPLPAPVAERVRAGAELGHAMDALLGTTGTKHRGGTVGVLTAGLIDRRQAYEVILTYALAPLLAPDLLATSARGRS from the coding sequence GTGTGCCCGCGCCATGACGGTCGCGGCTACATTCGCGGCATGTCCACACCGCCGCTGTCGCTCGCCGACGTGCGCACCGTCGCCGTCGGATCGGCTAACCCCGTGAAGGTCGCCGCGGTCCGCGCCGTGCTCGCCCGCGTCGCCCCGGGAGCCGTCGTCGAAAGCGTGGCCGTGGCGTCCGGGGTCCCCGACCAGCCGTGGGGCGACGCCGAAACGCGCCGCGGCGCGACGATCCGCGCGCGTGCGGCGCTGCGGGCGGCTGGCGCGGACCTCGGCGTTGGCATCGAAGGCGGGGTGGTGGAGGAAGCGGACGAGGTCGACGACGCCGTCCCGCGCGGGCTCTGGACGTGCGCGTGGGCCGCGGTCGCCGAACCGGACGGCCGCGTGCACCGCGGCGGCTCGCTCGCGATGCCGTTGCCCGCGCCGGTCGCCGAGCGTGTGCGGGCCGGCGCGGAGCTCGGGCACGCGATGGACGCGCTCCTCGGCACGACCGGGACCAAACACCGCGGCGGCACGGTCGGCGTGCTCACCGCGGGGCTTATCGACCGGCGTCAGGCATACGAGGTCATTCTCACCTACGCGCTCGCCCCACTCCTCGCCCCGGACCTGCTGGCCACGTCGGCGCGCGGGCGATCGTGA
- a CDS encoding 3-hydroxyacyl-CoA dehydrogenase, whose protein sequence is MTTETSSAVGSRTAFADFDLGADFDALPETPAGRVAIKRVGVVGAGTMGSGIAALAASAGLPVVLLDVAADGADRSAVAQGAVARMAKAKPAPLMDPDRAAYIRTGNIDDDLALLADCDLVIEAIIEQPGPKQALYANLEDVLKPTAVVSSNTSGIPMHVLTEGRSERFKRHFLGTHFFAPARYMHLLEIIPTPDTAPAVVDAVRAFGERMLGKGIVLCKDAPGFIANRLGVHGMNRTLRAMDEYGLTIDEVDGLTGPLLGRPKSATFRTGDLSGLDVLAHVSAGLAATTGENFDLPEWFHDMVRGKRLGDKTGGGFYRKVGKDIQTWDRKLNDYAPQQRFEPPELKAATRAPLAQRVAGLKALGGRYGDFVRSVLAQNAHYALDKSPELAYDVPSVDRAMEWGYGHDAGPFRVMDMLGLDFLRQEFERRGMGVPRLLEQAQGSFYRVGPDGEEVLGFDGRYAPVAPIDGNIRLALVAAKPGNVLFQNDGARLLDVGDDVALLEFRSKSNTLGAKVLDALATSLELVERRGMAGLVIGNDDPKFFSAGADLSESTGAVMAGLWDVIDASIKRFQDAVQSIRYAPFPVVVAPAGLTLGGGAEFTLHADAVQAHAELYMGLVEAGVGLLPGGGGTKELLFRFTKDLEPYAEADPFEAVKRAFNLIAAPQPTTSALEAKKKGFLRPRHDRITMNRDRLVADAKRRVLDLAPDYVAPQMQTIRALGREGMGNLSYALFSFLESGQATPYDVTIGHNIAYVLCGGDGPPRLVTEQDVLDLEREAFLKLLGNEKTQERIAYTLKTGKPLRN, encoded by the coding sequence ATGACCACCGAAACCTCCTCTGCCGTCGGCAGCCGAACAGCGTTCGCCGACTTCGACCTCGGCGCCGACTTCGACGCGCTCCCCGAAACGCCGGCCGGCCGCGTCGCGATCAAGCGGGTCGGCGTCGTCGGCGCGGGGACGATGGGCTCGGGGATCGCTGCGCTCGCCGCATCGGCCGGACTTCCCGTCGTTCTTCTCGACGTCGCGGCGGACGGGGCCGACCGCTCGGCGGTCGCCCAGGGCGCCGTCGCCCGCATGGCGAAGGCCAAGCCCGCACCCCTGATGGACCCCGACCGGGCGGCCTACATCCGCACCGGCAACATCGACGACGACCTCGCGCTGCTTGCCGATTGCGACCTCGTTATCGAAGCGATCATCGAGCAGCCCGGCCCGAAGCAGGCGCTCTACGCGAACCTCGAGGACGTACTCAAGCCGACGGCCGTGGTGTCGAGCAACACGTCCGGCATCCCGATGCACGTGCTCACCGAGGGCCGCTCCGAGCGCTTCAAGCGGCATTTCCTCGGCACGCACTTCTTCGCGCCCGCGCGCTACATGCACCTGCTCGAGATCATCCCGACGCCCGACACGGCGCCCGCGGTGGTCGACGCCGTGCGCGCGTTCGGCGAGCGCATGCTCGGCAAGGGGATCGTGCTCTGCAAGGACGCGCCCGGCTTCATCGCGAACCGGTTAGGCGTACACGGCATGAACCGCACGCTCCGCGCGATGGACGAATACGGCCTCACGATCGACGAGGTCGACGGCCTCACGGGCCCGCTGCTCGGCCGCCCCAAGAGCGCGACGTTTCGCACCGGCGACCTCTCGGGCCTCGACGTCCTGGCCCACGTGAGCGCCGGCCTCGCCGCGACCACGGGCGAGAACTTCGACCTCCCCGAGTGGTTCCACGACATGGTCCGCGGCAAGCGGCTCGGCGACAAGACCGGCGGCGGGTTTTACCGCAAGGTCGGCAAGGACATCCAGACCTGGGACCGCAAGCTCAACGACTACGCCCCGCAGCAGCGCTTCGAGCCGCCCGAGCTCAAGGCGGCGACGCGGGCGCCGCTCGCACAACGGGTCGCCGGGCTCAAGGCGTTAGGCGGCAGGTACGGCGATTTCGTCCGGAGCGTGCTCGCGCAGAACGCGCACTACGCGCTCGACAAGAGCCCCGAGCTCGCCTACGACGTCCCGAGCGTCGATCGCGCGATGGAGTGGGGCTACGGCCACGACGCCGGCCCGTTCCGCGTCATGGACATGCTCGGCCTCGACTTCCTGCGGCAGGAGTTCGAACGGCGCGGGATGGGCGTACCGCGGTTGCTGGAGCAGGCGCAGGGCTCGTTCTACCGCGTGGGGCCGGACGGCGAAGAGGTCCTCGGCTTCGACGGCCGCTACGCCCCCGTCGCGCCGATCGACGGCAACATCCGCCTCGCGCTCGTCGCCGCGAAGCCGGGCAACGTGCTGTTCCAGAACGACGGCGCGCGCCTGCTCGACGTCGGCGACGACGTCGCGCTCCTCGAGTTCCGCTCCAAGAGCAACACGCTCGGCGCCAAGGTCCTCGACGCGCTCGCGACGTCGCTGGAGCTGGTCGAGCGCCGCGGCATGGCCGGCCTCGTCATCGGCAACGACGACCCGAAGTTCTTCTCCGCGGGCGCCGACCTCTCCGAGAGCACGGGCGCGGTCATGGCCGGCCTGTGGGACGTCATCGACGCCTCCATCAAGCGCTTCCAGGACGCGGTGCAGAGCATCCGCTACGCGCCGTTCCCCGTCGTCGTCGCGCCGGCCGGCTTGACGTTAGGCGGCGGCGCCGAGTTCACGCTCCACGCCGACGCGGTGCAGGCGCACGCCGAGCTCTACATGGGCCTCGTCGAGGCCGGCGTCGGGCTGCTCCCGGGTGGGGGCGGGACGAAGGAGCTGCTCTTCCGCTTTACGAAGGACCTCGAGCCGTACGCCGAGGCCGACCCGTTCGAGGCCGTGAAGCGCGCGTTCAACCTCATCGCCGCGCCGCAGCCGACGACGAGCGCGCTCGAGGCGAAGAAGAAGGGCTTCCTGCGCCCGCGCCACGACCGGATCACGATGAACCGCGACCGGCTCGTCGCCGACGCGAAGCGCCGCGTGCTGGACCTCGCGCCCGATTACGTCGCGCCGCAGATGCAGACCATCCGCGCGCTCGGCCGCGAGGGAATGGGCAACCTGTCGTACGCGCTTTTCAGCTTCCTCGAGAGCGGCCAGGCGACCCCGTACGACGTCACGATCGGGCACAACATCGCCTACGTGCTCTGCGGAGGCGACGGCCCGCCGCGCCTCGTGACCGAGCAGGACGTCCTCGACCTCGAGCGCGAGGCGTTCCTCAAGCTGTTAGGCAACGAGAAGACGCAGGAGCGCATCGCCTACACCCTCAAGACCGGCAAGCCGCTGAGGAACTGA
- the trpF_1 gene encoding N-(5'-phosphoribosyl)anthranilate isomerase — translation MTRTRLKVCCIASTNEARCAVARGADAVGLVSAMPSGPGVIEDRVIADIAARVPPPVATFLLTSRVDAASIAAQARAAGVTTVQLVDAVAAHELTALRRELPFLRVVQVIHVLDDASVAEAAGALPYVHALLLDSGNPRLAVKELGGTGRVHDWALSRRIREAADAAHVPVFLAGGLRADNVGDAVRAVRPFGVDVCSGVRTDGRLDPAKLTAFATVVAAA, via the coding sequence ATGACGAGGACGCGACTCAAGGTCTGCTGCATCGCCTCGACCAACGAGGCCCGGTGCGCGGTCGCCCGTGGCGCGGACGCGGTCGGACTCGTGTCGGCGATGCCGAGCGGGCCGGGCGTCATCGAGGATCGTGTGATCGCGGACATTGCCGCGCGGGTACCCCCGCCGGTCGCGACGTTCCTCCTCACGTCGCGCGTCGACGCGGCGTCGATCGCCGCCCAGGCGCGGGCGGCGGGCGTGACGACGGTGCAACTCGTCGATGCCGTCGCCGCCCACGAGTTGACCGCGCTCCGCCGCGAACTGCCCTTCCTGCGCGTCGTCCAGGTCATCCACGTGCTCGACGACGCGAGCGTGGCCGAAGCGGCCGGGGCGCTGCCGTACGTGCACGCCCTGCTACTCGATTCCGGCAATCCGCGGCTCGCGGTCAAGGAACTTGGCGGGACGGGCCGCGTGCACGACTGGGCGCTGAGCCGTCGCATCCGCGAGGCCGCCGACGCGGCGCATGTCCCGGTTTTTCTCGCCGGCGGGTTGCGCGCCGACAACGTGGGTGACGCGGTGCGCGCCGTGCGCCCGTTCGGGGTGGACGTGTGCAGCGGCGTCCGCACCGACGGGCGGCTCGACCCGGCGAAGCTCACCGCGTTCGCGACGGTGGTGGCCGCGGCCTAA
- the ymdB gene encoding RNase III inhibitor produces the protein MIEIVQGDITRLEVDAIVNAANTGLRGGGGVDGAIHRAAGPGLLAELKRYPGCATGDAVITGGHALPARYVIHAVGPVWYGGGRGEPDLLRRAYERSFALAASAGDPAAGGGPPVRSIAFPAISTGVYGYPKRAAAEIALAVMREHERAFQRVVACLYDAESRHVYEEVLAAA, from the coding sequence GTGATCGAAATCGTGCAGGGTGACATCACGCGGCTCGAGGTCGACGCGATCGTCAACGCCGCGAACACCGGACTGCGCGGCGGCGGCGGCGTGGACGGCGCGATCCATCGTGCGGCCGGCCCCGGTCTGCTGGCCGAGCTGAAGCGCTACCCCGGCTGCGCGACCGGCGACGCCGTGATCACCGGCGGGCACGCGCTGCCGGCGCGCTACGTCATCCACGCGGTCGGACCCGTGTGGTACGGCGGCGGCCGCGGCGAGCCCGACCTGCTCCGCCGCGCGTACGAGCGCTCGTTCGCGCTCGCCGCTTCGGCCGGCGATCCCGCCGCGGGCGGGGGTCCGCCGGTGCGCTCGATCGCCTTCCCCGCGATCTCGACCGGTGTCTACGGCTACCCGAAGCGCGCCGCGGCCGAAATCGCGCTCGCCGTGATGCGCGAGCACGAGCGGGCGTTCCAGCGCGTCGTCGCGTGCCTGTACGACGCGGAGAGCCGGCACGTGTACGAGGAAGTCCTCGCAGCGGCGTAG
- a CDS encoding acetyl-CoA acetyltransferase encodes MPDAVIVSAVRTAVARGKADGALAKAGVTPVDISALVMKEAALRGGLDPRHIDDVVWGCAMPEGAQGLNVARNAALKADFPVDASAATINRFCSSGLQSVASAAQAVISGMQDVVVAGGVEMMSQVPMSGFHTRLDPDITESYIGMGFTAERVADRFKVSREDQDAFAANSQQKAARALAADVFKDEIVPVPVKHVTWEGTTKHVADGVFDRDELPRPDTTPESLAKLRPAFKPVGGTVTAGNASPYSDGAAAIVVTSREHAEAHSLRPVARLVSYAVAGIDPDIMGVGPINAIPKALKKAGMALSDIDLIEFNEAFAAQALAVARHLDMDLDRVNVNGGAIALGHPLGATGAKLTAQLIHELQRRGGGLGMVTMCVGGGMGAAGVFEVYAD; translated from the coding sequence ATGCCAGACGCAGTGATCGTTTCGGCCGTCCGCACCGCGGTGGCCCGGGGCAAGGCCGACGGCGCGCTCGCGAAGGCGGGCGTCACCCCCGTCGACATCTCCGCCCTCGTGATGAAAGAGGCCGCCCTGCGCGGCGGCCTCGACCCCCGCCACATCGACGACGTCGTCTGGGGCTGCGCGATGCCCGAGGGCGCACAGGGGCTCAACGTCGCGCGCAACGCCGCGCTCAAGGCCGACTTCCCCGTCGACGCCTCGGCGGCGACCATCAACCGGTTCTGCTCCTCCGGCCTGCAGAGCGTCGCCAGCGCGGCGCAGGCCGTGATCAGCGGCATGCAGGACGTCGTCGTGGCCGGCGGGGTCGAGATGATGTCGCAGGTGCCGATGTCGGGCTTTCACACCCGCCTCGACCCCGACATCACCGAGAGCTACATCGGCATGGGCTTCACCGCCGAGCGCGTCGCCGACCGCTTCAAGGTGAGCCGCGAGGACCAGGACGCGTTCGCGGCGAACAGCCAGCAGAAGGCGGCGCGGGCGCTCGCGGCGGACGTCTTCAAGGACGAGATCGTCCCCGTGCCGGTCAAGCACGTCACGTGGGAGGGCACGACGAAGCACGTGGCCGACGGCGTGTTCGACCGCGACGAACTCCCGCGTCCCGACACCACCCCCGAGTCGCTCGCCAAGCTGCGTCCGGCGTTCAAGCCGGTCGGCGGTACGGTCACGGCCGGCAACGCGAGCCCGTACTCCGACGGCGCGGCGGCGATCGTCGTGACGAGCCGCGAGCACGCCGAGGCGCACTCGCTCAGGCCGGTCGCGCGCCTCGTCAGCTACGCGGTGGCGGGCATCGACCCCGACATCATGGGCGTCGGCCCGATCAACGCGATCCCGAAGGCGCTCAAGAAGGCCGGGATGGCGTTGAGCGACATCGACCTGATCGAGTTCAACGAGGCGTTCGCGGCCCAGGCGCTCGCCGTCGCGCGGCACCTCGACATGGACCTCGACCGCGTCAACGTCAACGGCGGCGCGATCGCCCTCGGCCACCCGCTCGGCGCCACCGGCGCAAAGCTCACCGCGCAGCTCATCCACGAGTTGCAGCGCCGCGGCGGCGGCCTCGGGATGGTCACGATGTGCGTCGGCGGCGGGATGGGCGCTGCCGGAGTCTTCGAGGTGTACGCGGACTGA
- a CDS encoding MBL fold metallo-hydrolase has translation METPAFDLSALVPGRPPGDDHGAPIQITDDLAWLRCGIVNVAFLGHPDAGDRGWVLVDAGLPGFAGTIARAAEARFGGSRPAAIVLTHGHFDHVGALRDLADRWDVPVYAHHLELPYLTGKSAYPPPDPTVGGGAMAFSSPLFPPGPFDFGDRVRRLPTGAGDDDTSGAVPNAGEWQWRHTPGHAPGHVSLWRERDRALVAGDAFVTTKQESAVAVYEQRLEIHGPPMYYTPDWDAARASVAQLAELAPEVAVTGHGLPMSGAALRDGLRALARDFDVVARPARGRYVREPARMDDAGVRSLPPAVPDAAPLTLVGGALAAGVLLGSVGRRR, from the coding sequence ATGGAGACGCCCGCGTTCGACCTGTCGGCACTCGTCCCGGGACGTCCGCCCGGTGACGACCACGGCGCGCCGATCCAGATCACCGACGACTTGGCGTGGCTCCGCTGCGGGATCGTCAACGTCGCGTTCCTGGGCCACCCGGACGCCGGCGACCGCGGGTGGGTGCTGGTCGACGCGGGCCTCCCGGGCTTCGCCGGCACGATCGCACGGGCGGCCGAGGCGCGCTTCGGCGGATCGCGGCCCGCGGCGATCGTGCTCACACACGGGCACTTCGACCACGTCGGCGCCTTGCGCGACCTCGCCGACCGGTGGGACGTGCCGGTCTACGCCCACCACCTCGAGCTGCCGTACCTGACGGGTAAGTCGGCCTACCCGCCGCCCGACCCGACGGTCGGCGGGGGCGCGATGGCGTTCAGCTCGCCGCTCTTCCCGCCGGGGCCGTTCGACTTCGGCGATCGCGTCCGGCGGCTGCCGACCGGGGCCGGCGACGACGACACGTCGGGCGCGGTGCCGAACGCCGGCGAGTGGCAGTGGCGGCACACGCCGGGGCACGCGCCGGGACACGTGTCGCTCTGGCGCGAGCGCGACCGCGCGCTCGTCGCGGGCGACGCGTTCGTGACGACGAAGCAGGAGTCGGCGGTCGCGGTCTACGAGCAGCGGCTCGAGATACACGGGCCGCCGATGTACTACACGCCGGACTGGGACGCGGCGCGCGCGTCCGTCGCGCAACTCGCCGAGCTCGCGCCCGAGGTCGCGGTGACCGGCCACGGGCTGCCGATGTCCGGGGCGGCGTTGCGCGACGGCCTGCGCGCGCTCGCGCGCGACTTCGACGTGGTCGCGCGTCCGGCGCGCGGGCGCTACGTGCGCGAGCCCGCGCGGATGGACGACGCGGGCGTGCGCTCGCTCCCGCCCGCCGTGCCCGACGCGGCGCCGCTCACGCTGGTCGGCGGCGCGCTCGCCGCGGGGGTGCTGCTGGGGAGCGTCGGGCGGCGCCGTTAG
- a CDS encoding thioesterase gives MTPDTHRSETAGAPPPGAFEVAVRAEWADVDLVGIVRYSAYPRLLDVAEAEWFRAAGLAFPRVQTEYGVVLVRRVLHLEYRAPARYDAELRVALWVAHAARSALTFGVAVRDAIGKGTHVTGHVVVVAVDESTLAKVALPAELVARLGSTARTHDVAHESARGSPPR, from the coding sequence GTGACGCCGGACACACACCGGTCCGAAACGGCGGGCGCGCCCCCGCCGGGGGCGTTCGAGGTCGCCGTGCGGGCGGAGTGGGCGGACGTGGACCTCGTCGGAATCGTGCGGTACAGCGCCTACCCGCGGCTGTTGGACGTCGCGGAGGCCGAGTGGTTCCGCGCGGCGGGGCTCGCCTTTCCGCGTGTCCAGACCGAGTACGGCGTCGTGCTCGTCCGGCGCGTGCTGCACCTCGAATACCGGGCGCCGGCGCGCTACGACGCGGAGTTGCGCGTGGCGCTCTGGGTCGCGCACGCGGCACGGAGCGCGCTCACGTTCGGCGTTGCCGTACGCGACGCGATCGGGAAGGGAACACACGTCACCGGGCACGTGGTGGTCGTCGCGGTCGACGAGTCCACGCTCGCGAAGGTCGCGCTCCCGGCGGAGCTCGTCGCCCGCCTGGGCAGCACCGCGCGGACGCACGACGTCGCGCACGAGTCGGCGCGCGGGTCGCCGCCCCGGTAA